A single genomic interval of Tursiops truncatus isolate mTurTru1 chromosome 1, mTurTru1.mat.Y, whole genome shotgun sequence harbors:
- the KIAA2013 gene encoding uncharacterized protein KIAA2013 homolog produces MWLQQRLKGLPGLLSSSWARRLLCLLGLLVLLLWFAGSGARRAAGGLQLLPWPRGEPGAAEPSACLEAATRAWRGLRERGEAVPLGPGVPALVANGFLALDVVANRLWVTPGEREPAVAPDFVPFVQLRPLSALSEAGESVLLLREGLLRRVRCLQLGTPGPGPAAAGPGPASASGLVTGSGRDCVLLQEDFLAHRGRPHVYLQRIQLNNPTERVAALQTVGPTAGPVPKAFTSTLEKVGDHQFLLYSGRSPPFPTGLVHLLVVAAKKLVNRLQVAPKTQLDETVLWVVHVSGPLNPQVLKSKAGKELKVLQDLARKEMLELLEMPAAELLQDHQRLWAQLFSPGVEMKKITDAHTPSGLTVNLTLYYMLSCSPAPLLSPDLSHRERDQMESTLNYEDHCFSGHATMHAGNLWPGRLSSIQQILQLWDLWRLTLQKRGCKGLVRAGAPGILQGMVLSFGGLQFTENHLQFQADPDVLHNSYALHGIRYKNDHINLAVLADPEGKPYLHVSVESRGQLVKIYACEAGCLDEPVELTSAPQGHTFSVMVTQPITPLLYISTDLTHLQDLRHTLHLKAILAHDEHMAQQDPGLPFLFWFSVASLITLFHLFLFKLIYNEYCGPGAKPLFRSKEDPSV; encoded by the exons ATGTGGCTGCAGCAGCGGCTTAAGGGGCTGCCGGGACTGCTGTCGAGCAGCTGGGCCCGCCGCCTACTCTGCCTGCTCGGCCTCCTGGTGCTGCTTCTGTGGTTCGCGGGCTCCGGggcgcggcgggcggcgggcggtcTGCAGCTATTGCCCTGGCCCCGCGGCGAGCCGGGCGCCGCCGAGCCCTCTGCCTGTCTGGAGGCAGCCACCCGCGCGTGGCGCGGCCTGCGGGAGCGGGGCGAGGCTGTACCGCTGGGCCCCGGAGTGCCGGCCCTGGTGGCCAACGGCTTCCTGGCCCTGGACGTGGTCGCCAACCGGCTGTGGGTGACCCCTGGGGAGCGGGAGCCCGCCGTGGCGCCGGACTTCGTGCCCTTCGTGCAGCTGCGCCCGCTGAGCGCGCTCTCTGAAGCCGGAGAGTCAGTGTTGCTGCTGCGGGAAGGGCTGCTGCGGCGGGTGCGCTGCCTGCAGCTCGGGACTCCGGGTCCCGGCCCTGCGGCCGCCGGCCCGGGCCCCGCCTCGGCCTCCGGCCTCGTCACGGGATCCGGCCGAGACTGCGTGCTGCTGCAAGAGGACTTTCTTGCGCACCGGGGCCGACCCCACGTCTATCTGCAGCGCATCCAGCTCAACAACCCCACGGAACGCGTGGCCGCGCTGCAGACTGTCGGGCCCACTGCCGGCCCGGTCCCCAAGGCCTTCACCAGCACCCTGGAGAAGGTCGGAGACCATCAGTTCCTCCTCTACTCGGGCCGGTCCCCGCCTTTTCCCACGGGGCTGGTGCACCTGCTGGTGGTGGCCGCCAAGAAGTTAGTGAACCGTCTCCAAGTGGCTCCCAAGACGCAACTGGACGAGACTGTGCTGTGGGTGGTGCACGTCTCCGGCCCTCTTAACCCCCAGGTGCTCAAAAGCAAAGCAGGCAAGGAGCTCAAGGTGCTCCAGGACTTGGCACGGAAGGAAATGCTGGAGCTCTTGGAGATGCCGGCGGCGGAGCTGCTTCAGGACCACCAGCGCCTCTGGGCCCAGCTCTTCAGCCCAG GTGTGGAAATGAAGAAGATCACCGATGCTCACACTCCATCAGGCCTGACCGTGAACCTGACGCTGTACTACATGCTTTCCTGCTCCCCCGCGCCACTGCTCAGCCCCGACCTGAGCCACAGGGAGCGAGACCAGATGGAGTCGACACTCAACTATGAAGATCACTGCTTCAGCGGCCACGCCACCATGCACGCTGGGAACCTCTGGCCGGGCCGCCTGTCCTCCATCCAGCAGATCCTGCAGCTCTGGGACCTGTGGAGGCTGACCCTGCAGAAGCGCGGCTGCAAGGGGCTGGTGCGGGCGGGCGCCCCGGGCATCCTGCAGGGCATGGTGCTCAGCTTCGGCGGCCTGCAGTTCACCGAGAACCACCTCCAGTTCCAGGCTGACCCAGACGTGCTGCACAACAGCTACGCCCTGCATGGCATCCGCTACAAGAATGACCACATCAACCTGGCCGTGCTCGCGGACCCCGAGGGCAAGCCGTACCTGCACGTGTCTGTGGAGTCCCGCGGCCAGCTCGTCAAGATCTACGCCTGCGAAGCGGGCTGCCTGGACGAGCCTGTGGAGCTGACCTCGGCGCCCCAGGGCCACACCTTCTCGGTCATGGTGACGCAGCCCATCACGCCGCTGCTCTACATCTCCACCGACCTCACGCACCTGCAGGACCTGCGGCACACGCTGCATCTCAAGGCCATCCTGGCCCACGACGAGCACATGGCCCAGCAGGACCCCGGGCTGCCCTTCCTCTTCTGGTTCAGCGTGGCCTCCCTCATCACCCTCTTCCACCTCTTCCTATTCAAGCTCATCTACAACGAGTACTGTGGGCCTGGCGCCAAACCCCTCTTCAGGAGTAAG GAAGATCCCAGTGTCTGA